The Dioscorea cayenensis subsp. rotundata cultivar TDr96_F1 chromosome 18, TDr96_F1_v2_PseudoChromosome.rev07_lg8_w22 25.fasta, whole genome shotgun sequence genome includes the window CCAAACAGGTGGCGACATGGACGGCTTCCGCCGCATCCGTTCCTTCTCTCCCTGCAACAACCACCGTTGCGACTGGGTCGAGCTCAAGTCCCCATTGCTCTCCGCCGGCCGCTGGTACGCCACCAATCAGATCCTCCCCGACGGGACTATGATCATCGTTGGTGGCCGCGCTGCACCATCCGTCGAGTTCTACCCCGCAGTAGGCCGCCAACTACATCCTTTCCCCTTCCTCGCTGAGGCCGGCGACAGACAAATGGACAACCTTTACCCATTCGTCCACCTCCTCCCCGATGGCCACCTCTTCGTATTCGCCAACGCTCGTGCCGTCCTCTACAACCCGAGCACCGGCCAGGTCCTCTTCGAATACCCCATCCTCGAGGGCGGGCCCCGCAACTACCCCTCCGCGGGGTCATCCGCCATGCTGGCGCTCGACCCGGCCGACGGATACACGAAAGCTGAGATCTTGGTGTGCGGTGGAGCCCAGTACGGCGCGTTCCTCCACCGGGACACGGATGCCCTTGCCGGCACAACATGCGGCCGGATAATAGCGACGGACCCAGACCCGGCCTGGGCCATGGAGGAGATGCCATTCCCGAGGATAATGGGCGACATGGTGATGCTTCCAACTGGGGATCTCCTCGTCATCAATGGCGCTCAAGCCGGTGCGCAAGGCTTCGAGATGGCTTCCAACCCGTGCCTCAACCCGGTTCTCTACCGGCCTAATGAACCAGCCGGTCTCCGATTCATGACACTGAACCCAGCCGCCGTTCCTCGAATGTACCATTCCACCGCTAATCTCTTGCCAGACGGGCGTGTTCTTGTGGCCGGGAGCAATCCGCACTATTTCTACAAGTTCAAAGCAGAGTTCCCAACAGAGCTCCGCTTAGAGGCGTTCTCTCCGGAGTATCTGTCATCAGACAGGGCCAACATACGACCGGCCATCGAAGCGGCGCCGGAAAAAGTGGGTTACGGGATGGATTTCGAGGTGGAAGTGGTGGTTTCGTTACCCAGTCGTCGGGGTGGTGGAATTGAACCTGGCCAGCGCGCCGTTCGCCACGCACTCGTTCTCGCAGGGGCAGAGGCTGGTGAGGCTAGCGGTGTCGCCGCCGGTGGAGGTGGCGGGTAATGATGGGGTTCATAGGTATCGGATCGGATGCAAAGCGCCGCCGCGCGGGGAGGTTGCACCGCCCGGTTACTACATGGCGTTTGCGGTCAACCTAGGTGTGCCCAGCGTGGCGAGATGGGTCCAGTTGGCATCAATATGACAATATCATCATAGAACAAGACCTGTCCCACTGAAAAAGTGAAAATAGAAAGACACCCTTCTTTTACTTGATAAATCACTTTTAAGGCATGATCTCTACCTCATTTAAGGAGtaaataaattcattttctttagtTCAGAAAAGCAATCGTAAAGTTAAGGCAGTGTGATTGTTCTTGCTTGCTTTTGGAGCGTGGCTCCGACCATGTGCAAGAGAATTGATTCGTGTTTATAGTGGGTTGTATGAGGTGGACGCCATTTGACATGCAACCCCGCACGACAAAGCGAAATAATTGTTAATCGTAAAGGGAGTTCCTGGCTTTTGCATCTTAATTATCTTTGTTTATTAGTAGTTATATTGTATATTGATGTCTcttcattcaaatatatataccagatataaacattaatttgtTCTTTCCTTCCCGATATGCAGAGTATCTGCGGAATCATTTGATTGAATGTGTGAAGTCATCAATTCACCAGAACAACAATGTTAAAAGCAACGCATGCCACCGAAAGGAGAGGAGTACCTCGAGTCTTTTTACTTTTATGAAAGTTTTCTGTGCCCGCACTTGTCAATACAATGAAATTTCCGTCTTGCAATCAAATCATAGATTCAATGATGACGACCTAGTTCCACACTGATGTTAGCCATCCAGTGCCACAAAATGACTTTTCATCCTGGCAACCAAATTAAATATTGCTAAGTAGAACAACAATTCTTCTGTGTAAAACCTCCAGTAGAGTTATTGATATTGATAGCTGTCCCTTGAACTGGTGGCGCTGCAGCCGCTGCTTCTTGGGCAGCAAGTGCCTTCTTGCTAACAATATGGTAGATCTCTGTCAGAATGGTCTGGAATGCCTTCTCTATGTTGTATGCTTCCAACGCCGAAGTCTCGAGGAAGGAAAGTCCCTCAGTTTCTGCCAATTCCTGGGCATCATCTGCTTGAACAGATCGTAAATGAGCGAGATCAGACTTGTTACCCGCCATCATTATAACAATGTTGGAGTCTGCATGATCTCTAAGTTCCCGAAGCCATCTCTGAATATTATCAAATGTTTGTCTCTTTGTTATGTCATACACGAGAAGTGCACCAACTGCACCTCTGTAGTAAGCACTCGTGATGGCACGATACCTCTCTTGACCTGCAGTATCCCATATCTGTGCCTTCACCGTCTTCCCTTCTATCTGCACCAAAAATGCTCAGAATATAATTGTGCCAGCATtgcatcataaggaaaaaagtGCAAGAGCTGgctttattcaataaaaatgacGGCAGATGAAACACTTTCAAAAGAAGGTTACCAAAAGCATTGGGAAAGCAAGAGTCCTGTTAAGCCAGGGTTTTAATTTCTACAGATCCTTACGTCCAAGGCACTACATTTCAATCCAAGTGGTAAGCATAATTTGGtctttttataaacaataggcAGACGATGGTCACCATTGGCTGCCTAGTGAAAAGCATCATTTGACCTTTGATTGTAGTAAAGAAGATTGGAAAAATAGTAGGCAACTAATCCTTCCAGTATACAGGTAGCGTGAAGGTGGATCAGAGATGAGCTACATTGGTGGGCATTAACATCCATTGACAAGATCCAGGGGATAAGATCGCTATTGTACACCACTATGGACATTCAGTCAAGACTCTGAAACAAGTGGAATAAAAGAAAACCATTTCCTTCAAAAAGATCAAGGCGAATAAAGAACTTAAGTTAAACCAAATCATGACAAGTTCTCGAATTCATccccaaaaatttttttcaataaatctgtggtttatccacatttatttcaaaatcatcCCACAAAAATCCCTTAAACAAGCCATAACTCAAAATTATCTCCTTTAATAAATCTCCAGCCAAATGACAATGACAATGACAAAACTTATAAGTCAGCCAACATTCAAAAACCATTCAAAGCTTAACGAAGAAACACCCATATTCCAATTAAGCTGATCACAAACATATTTTAGGCCAATCCACAAAACATACTAGACTAAGCTCAGAACAACAGACAGGAAGCACTCAAAAGTTtgcttttcaaaaaaatctttttacatgaattaaaaaaatttcaaaaatacgcAAATTAATTCCTCTGGCTGAATAATCAATTGAGGTTTCCACAAAACACTGGAAAGGAGAAAAGGCAATCCACTACTTTTAATTCAGATCCTTGGAAAGTCTGCACCAAACATGTCCCAAAAttagttcttttttttcttctttacaaGCAAGCATTCTTTCATTAACCATACCTAGAGTCCTCCAAAGCTGACAAGAACCACAGGACATACATTACATCTGGGTCCCAGATAAGGTACCCAAAACAGCACTTATGGGTTTACAAATGCTAGGAAAACAGGAGCCTAGGTGGATTAGAGCTTAAACTCACACAAACAAACCACAAATGATCGGTTGAACAAAGCTGAAAAAAATTCTAGTGTTTCATCGTCAGAAAACAAAATGAAGACTATGAATCATCCAAAGCCATAGCCGAAAGGTAATGTCTTTTGTCATGTGATGCATTCCTACTAATTATCTACTTAAAAGTATGAATCTTATCCACAAGAGAAAAAGTATTACATGGACCATTAAGGAGCGAATGGTGGCAATAATTGCAGAAAGAATGAATTCAATTCAATTGGGCTATATAGATGAAAAGACTTGCCTGAAGCGTCCTAGTGGCAAATTCAACACCAATGGTGGATTTAGATTCCAAGCAGAATTCATTCCTCGTAAATCTCGATAGGATGTTTGATTTCCCAACCCCAGAATCACCGATCAGGACGATCTTGAACAGATAATCGTACTCATGATCCACCCTGTGACCCATCCCTAAGCTCTATCACCAACGCTTCCCGAtctaatttgaatttcaaaatcatcaataaagaacaaccaaaaaaaaaaaaatttgctgtTTTTTTGAAATCAAGAACCAGAACGAGAGATTTGCGAGCATTAACCTTCTTCTATAGATCTGATACAACGATGAGATCTATCGAGGGTTTGCAGAGATGCCCGAAGATGGGGAGGAGGCGAATGGATGGAGATGGATGCCGATGAAAGGGCATTTGGAAACGGCCGCCCGATCAATTTTGTACTCTAGTTcctatttttactaaaaaaattacatccatgcatcttctattttttttttttttaatttcttttataacaTTGCAGCCTGTTAATTCGATTATTACTCCCAGGTTTATTATGAAACtacatatattaattaagttaaacatAACGTTTGAAAGAAACAACTGTATTTTTAACAGCatccactttttttatttatttattaaagataactcaaatgttattgttttgaattaatacTACTAATTTGGCTAATTTGGCCTTAGGGTGTTTTGTGCCCACTTCTAATGGGCTTTGTTGTGTATTGTGGGTTGTATTTGATCGTTACGTCTGATTGTTGTTGTATCGCTCTTTTTCCTTTCTAATGCATATGGTTTAttcaccttttcaaaaaaaaaataataaaataaattactacGACACCAATGCTTCCCAAAAGACTCCATTCAAGCCCTCAGGTGCTCTCTTGACTTTTTGAACGCTAAATGGAAGATCACACTGAACATTGACATTGCCTACCGTACAGGAGTGATCCACCTACCTAGTTAGCTTAAGAAGATCTCATATACTAGAGGAACTTTATCTTCTCACATGTCCatctcttttgtttctttatttttttacatgttgTTTTTAGAGGTGTGCTCCACCTCTAATGACTATATTTCACCTCTCatcttctattatgttatttgtactttttcttttcattttgtgtttgtttccacttatatttttttctattttaatatatatggtttaaaaaaaaaatagcccaatgatatgacatcaaagtgtaaggagaggtcatgggttcaaatctctccccaacAAGATCTGTTCCCCGTCACTGCTCATACATCGCTTACTGGGAGATTCCTATATTATTCTTATCATCGTATATATATCGACATCCGTGTTCAGATCTGCTTTAAGATCTgcttttattcataaaaaaagtgactattgtatattattaaaaattatacatagtctttgaaatttataatttcaataaaataaaaatgtgttaAGTAAGAGCCTAATACGAAATGGTCCAAGAATGACCTTtactgggtttttttttaaaaaaaaaaattaaatagataaattattaatttattaaaataaaaagagctGGGTCTCTTCTGTTGTGCGTGTAAttatgtgtatttatttatacagCAAAGAATAATAAGATGGTGAAATGGATATCCGAGATGTTAAGTCTTGCACTCGATTGACACGGCCCTACGGGCTCTGAACAGTCATCTGattcttgcttgcttgcttgcttgcttgctgtGTTTGTTAAGAGATATGGAACATTTTCGCTTGTATTCCCAAAGAGTGAGGAGCAGGGGAAGCAGTACTGGGCACACTGGCCAAGAATGGATCTTTGTAAGTTGATGAAGTGCTTTGCTGTCGATACCCAAATGGAAGAAGTGCGTCATTCTTCATCACAGGAGGGATATGGCTTCTGAACCTACAATCACATGAATGAGTAGCAAGcgcttaattattattattattattattattattattagtaaaaaaagaaaaacccatGTGATTTCCGAGTTTTCTGAAAAATAAAGGAATGAGGAATCGATTCTACGATACGTAGTTTCCCAGATTCTAAAAAGTGAAAAACCGTTAATCTGCGTTAACTTTTCCAGCGTTTAGCAAGAAATGGttctatttatgtaaaaaaatcactatgcgactttaaaaaaacaagatttttttcaacatgattttgttttatttttgaatttaagtttttttcttgtttagtgaaattttgaagagaaataaatttaaaaaaatatatttttttacgtCATATAAGttcgatttttttaaataaaacgaCGATTTTCGACCTCATGAAGCTAACACTCGCTAATCGCTTGACAATCGCGCTTTTTTTCGCAAATCTAGAAACCACATATCATGAATCGAAAAATCCTCATTCCTTATTTTCAGAAAACCCTAAAACCATACTGTAGCTTTTTCAGActttttcccttattattattattatatgggTCATATTAATTTGACATCTAGGAGGTTCCAAGCGACCCGTGCCTTATCCATTCCTAACTCATTCATTCAACAATTTCACGTAAAGATTTATTGCAAACTAGAGGAAAAATATTGTATCATGGAATCAAACATGTTGGTACTATAATTCTTTGTGGTCCTAATTAGATAATGCTGTAAAGGCTTGAGATAAGGATAAGCTCTAAGCACACAAGCAGTGAACTCACACAAATTAAAGTGACTTCTTTTCACAACCACCAAAGATGGCAAAAGGTCTGAGACGTTGTGTTTCTTTCGATATAtagtttctttattttatattttggcacTAGATCGAGTATCAAATGGATGATGATGCATTGTGTTAGTTGTCGTGTGCTCAAGTCCACGAGAATTTGAGATGCAAAAATGATTCCTATCTTTAATCTGACAAGCTCGTTGGCAACTTGTGAGCCGGAACTTGGTGTCCACAAGCAAAGCAACGGAGTGAGTATTGAGTCCATGGTTGACCTCCATTGCTGATAAGGAAGGGTACATGTTCTTCTTTGATGCTTCAAATTATACGTTGTTTATAACTTTCAATACCTGCAGGAACGGCCATGGAAAGGGacactaattaattaaaccatataTCCATCTCCaaagaatatcatcaataaaagctAAGTTTTTACCAGGTAGCTAGGAAGGTAACTCccaaattaaatgaaattaattatcgGTATGCTTGATATTTCATTCCCCTCTCTGAACTGAACCTGAAGAGAGTTAAAGATATAATTGATGCATGAAAATATTTGTCTGCTGGTTTGCATCAGTAATACAGCAATTCAGATTCGCTGGAGAGAAGGAATCACTGTCAAGGGTGACACCAACCATGCATTCATTGCATCGGGCTGTTGAAGGACGCGGACGCGAATCAGATTATCATCTGGGAGTATCTTGTTTTATCCGTATGCTAATTAAGAAGCAGAGAGGCCAAGGATTAGCCACATGTTCATTTCGATCTTATTCTCCATCTCATCTCTATCCTTGCaatcttctttcttcctttgagaaaaagtaaaaaattcatCTCAATCTTCTCACTGGATTATTGCCCTTGACTTAGATCAGCAACATGTGCGCACATAATTCCGCATTTGAAAAGCTGGCTggctgtgtgtgtgtgtgtgtgtgtgtgtgtgtgtgtgtgagagagagagagagagagagagagagaacattCATTCATTTCTCTCACTGATATCCGGTCGAGAAAGCTAAGAAGCTGATATGAAGAGGGGCCCACGTAATCTCTTTCGAGTTTGACTAGTAGTTAATATTATCTAGAAGCAACTTGCAAAGTCTCGGAGGCCGCTTTCCATGTCAACAGATGCTCATCATGCAACGCAAATCCAATGGTACAATTTGGGCCTCAACCAGCACCAGTCGTGTCGGACATTCCAAGTGAGGTGGCGGTGGGCGCACGCAATCCAACAGTGTTTTGACCccgtgtgtgtatgtgtgtgtgcgcgcgcgcgTGTgaaggggagagagagagatgaattAGAAGTGAAACAGCCGGAAAATCCAAATTCTACACGTGTCTAATTGTGCAGCAACAACTTGCCTGTGTCCCACCGCACCAATACCATGCTCTCTTATCTATTTGatcgataaaaaaaaatttacaaaaagaaGAGATTAAGTATTTGGATAGGATTAGATTGATGATAATTATGAtaatgagtaattaatatactCTTATTGGCCTGTTTGGGTTGGGTTGGGTCTCTAAGGACTTGGGAGGTGAGGTCTTTAAATGCAGCCACATGGGGGCTCCGAGGAGGACACCAAAGGCAAGCTAACAACAACAGCAACGCAGCAGCCTTCACGTGttcctcttctctttctcttcctcttatCGCTTTCCAAAGTTATCATCAGTTATCCCTTCTTCTTTCCACAAGCTAGAGGATAATTAGTAAGTTGATAGCTGAGATGGATGGTGGCAAGAAGCCCACTGGTTCTTCTTCCATTGCTGATGAGCTTTTTGGACGCAAGGACGGCGGCAGGTCCTCCCAGTCTGGCCTCTTTGGCTCTATTTTTCCAACCCCATCTTCGGTATCGATCTCATCCTCTCTTTGGTTCTGTTTTTTAAAAGGATTCAAGTTTcagattatttatttgatgTCCTGTTTCTGGGTCTGAGATGATCGACGCATGGCAGGGTGCGGGTGGTAGGGATGCATTGCAGTCAGACTTGTTTGGCTCAGCATCATCAAGAAAGCATGGTGCTACTGATCAGGGCCAGCCTTGGAGTGCTCACAGTCACAGCACCACCATCCCTACTGGCTCCTGTTAGTaaagattttgatttgtttgatatTCCTCTTTCATTTCTTGTCAGTAGTGTGTCTACCTGCCTTTCATTTGACAgtacatgcatattcattgCATGTGGACAGACATTTGTGTTGGTATTTGCTCAATCAATGCTTAACCTGCGGTGGCCTTGGGAAGTGTCTTAACAGACGTGAACTCATAAAATTCATATCttgacttttatttataaacGTGACCCTTCAAAGAGGCTTCTATCTTTGGTCCATTAATTCCGAGTTCTTTGTGCGTAGTTTCttgtcatgttttcttttgctattAATTGCTCGGTTGCTTGCTTGACTGGCACTTCTTGCTGATGAGAAAAGAATCTCGACTTTTCAGTGTGCCTAACACAATTAGgatattgattatatattatatacatatttcaGTTAAACTTTTTTGgcattagaaaaattaaagacaaaggTCGTAAttaattcagtgcacatgatcACCTTTTCAGATGGGAATTCTCATGGCAGCCCAAGCAAAAGCCAGAGCACGCCCCACAAAGATAGTAGCTATTCTGGTGAAGCACTGAACACTTGTAATCTCAGCTCATCTTTGTATTATGGAGGCCAAGACATCTGCTCCAACACTTCATCTACGCATGGCTATGGCTCTCAGTACActgtaagtatatatatatatatatatatatggtgtatGTATTCAGCTTAAACTTGTTACTTGCTGATAGCTGAGGtgttaaattataaaacttacACATGCTAGTATGAGcagaaaaagaatgaagaagacGATCAAGACAGTTCAAACATGGCTTCAAGGGGGAACTGGTGGCAAGGTATTGTAACAATCAATATTTGCAAATAGAGCATATGCGAACAAGTGTATTGTAACCTTTTGCTGCTTTTCAGGTTCACTATACTATTAAAGGTTCCTTGGAGAAGTCAAGAAAGCTCTCCTTAAGGTACTTTCAAATTGAATTCAACTATAGATATAGTTctccttttgtttcttttcatttttattcaggttccaatttttgtttttttctacaATGCAGGTGGCTTGGAGAGCCGTTGAAATAGCAGCTGCCAcagatataatataataataataattattattattccgcTGGTATTGGAGCCTCATATTTTAGTGGAAGCATCTCCTTGTTCGCCTCTTTTTGGT containing:
- the LOC120281828 gene encoding uncharacterized protein LOC120281828 isoform X3 — encoded protein: MDGGKKPTGSSSIADELFGRKDGGRSSQSGLFGSIFPTPSSGAGGRDALQSDLFGSASSRKHGATDQGQPWSAHSHSTTIPTGSYGNSHGSPSKSQSTPHKDSSYSGEALNTCNLSSSLYYGGQDICSNTSSTHGYGSQYTYEQKKNEEDDQDSSNMASRGNWWQGSLYY
- the LOC120282074 gene encoding ras-related protein Rab11C-like, with product MGHRVDHEYDYLFKIVLIGDSGVGKSNILSRFTRNEFCLESKSTIGVEFATRTLQIEGKTVKAQIWDTAGQERYRAITSAYYRGAVGALLVYDITKRQTFDNIQRWLRELRDHADSNIVIMMAGNKSDLAHLRSVQADDAQELAETEGLSFLETSALEAYNIEKAFQTILTEIYHIVSKKALAAQEAAAAAPPVQGTAININNSTGGFTQKNCCST
- the LOC120281828 gene encoding uncharacterized protein LOC120281828 isoform X1 is translated as MDGGKKPTGSSSIADELFGRKDGGRSSQSGLFGSIFPTPSSMIDAWQGAGGRDALQSDLFGSASSRKHGATDQGQPWSAHSHSTTIPTGSYGNSHGSPSKSQSTPHKDSSYSGEALNTCNLSSSLYYGGQDICSNTSSTHGYGSQYTYEQKKNEEDDQDSSNMASRGNWWQGSLYY
- the LOC120281828 gene encoding uncharacterized protein LOC120281828 isoform X2, whose translation is MDGGKKPTGSSSIADELFGRKDGGRSSQSGLFGSIFPTPSSMIDAWQGAGGRDALQSDLFGSASSRKHGATDQGQPWSAHSHSTTIPTGSYGNSHGSPSKSQSTPHKDSSYSGEALNTCNLSSSLYYGGQDICSNTSSTHGYGSQYTKKNEEDDQDSSNMASRGNWWQGSLYY
- the LOC120282071 gene encoding LOW QUALITY PROTEIN: aldehyde oxidase GLOX (The sequence of the model RefSeq protein was modified relative to this genomic sequence to represent the inferred CDS: deleted 2 bases in 2 codons), producing the protein MADVHLHLLVILTVLITVRARAQLPGTWELLLENAGIASMHTAVTHDGTVVLLDRTDIGPSQSQLSSGHCRVDPTDRLLPRGDCTAHSALFDPSTNTLRPLSIITDTWCSSGQFLHDGTLIQTGGDMDGFRRIRSFSPCNNHRCDWVELKSPLLSAGRWYATNQILPDGTMIIVGGRAAPSVEFYPAVGRQLHPFPFLAEAGDRQMDNLYPFVHLLPDGHLFVFANARAVLYNPSTGQVLFEYPILEGGPRNYPSAGSSAMLALDPADGYTKAEILVCGGAQYGAFLHRDTDALAGTTCGRIIATDPDPAWAMEEMPFPRIMGDMVMLPTGDLLVINGAQAGAQGFEMASNPCLNPVLYRPNEPAGLRFMTLNPAAVPRMYHSTANLLPDGRVLVAGSNPHYFYKFKAEFPTELRLEAFSPEYLSSDRANIRPAIEAAPEKVGYGMDFEVEVVVSLPVVGVVELNLASAPFATHSFSQGQRLVRLAVSPPVEVAGNDGVHRYRIGCKAPPRGEVAPPGYYMAFAVNLGVPSVARWVQLASI